A window from Citrus sinensis cultivar Valencia sweet orange chromosome 3, DVS_A1.0, whole genome shotgun sequence encodes these proteins:
- the LOC127900893 gene encoding disease resistance protein RPV1-like, with the protein MASSSRNDKKYDVFVSFRGEDTRDNFTSHLYSALSGQNIQTFIDDQLNRGDEISESLVNAIEASAVSVIVFSEGYASSRWCLDELVKILECKKAYAQIVIPVFYRVDPSDARNQTGPFGISFSKLEERFKENTEKLRTWRKALKEAASLSGFHSLNIR; encoded by the coding sequence ATGGCTTCTTCTTCTCGAAACGACAAGAAGTATGATGTTTTTGTTAGTTTCAGAGGAGAGGACACCCGAGACAACTTTACTAGCCATCTCTATTCTGCTCTGAGTGGACAAAATATCcaaactttcattgatgaccaACTTAACAGAGGAGATGAAATTTCGGAGTCACTTGTGAATGCAATTGAAGCATCAGCCGTTTCAGTTATTGTCTTCTCAGAAGGGTATGCATCTTCCAGATGGTGTCTCGATGAACTTGTAAAGATCCTCGAGTGCAAGAAAGCGTATGCACAGATTGTGATTCCGGTTTTCTATCGGGTTGATCCATCAGACGCGAGAAACCAAACAGGGCCTTTTGGGATTTCATTTTCGAAGCTTGAAGAAAGATTTAAGGAGAATACTGAGAAGCTGCGGACTTGGAGGAAAGCTTTGAAGGAAGCAGCCAGTTTGTCTGGCTTTCATTCTCTTAACATTAGGTGA